One genomic segment of Pedobacter endophyticus includes these proteins:
- a CDS encoding Gfo/Idh/MocA family protein: MEQTKESLHSKSRRNFIKATALAAAGFMIVPRHVLGKGFLAPSDRLMVAGVGVGGKGQSNLANIYKGGKSDIAFLCDVDDRRAANSVKSFPKAKYYKDYRVMLEKEHKNIDGVVVSTPDHNHAMIAMAAMQMGKHVYVEKPLTHDIYEARKLTEAANRYQVVTQMGNQGSSGDGVRQLQDWCNAGIIGKVHTVYCWTDRPSWPQGILWPSTGGNVPPELDWDLWLGSAPYKPYVEKLVPFNWRGWWDYGTGAIGDMGCHLIEPPIRVLGLDTPIDVQCSVGSIYVDEFKRGYFPDSCPPSSHVILTFEKTKKTKGNLQIHWMDGGIKPARPEELGPNESFGANGVLFEGTKGKMMCDVYGANPRLLPLSRTNEVHVKPKIERVKGGVDGHYWQWAEAAIAGYGKIQLSSPFEIAGPVTETLLIANLAIRGTDVQKPKADGKGFTYPGRDIKLLWDKQNLRVTNFDEVNQFVKREYRAGWSLGV, translated from the coding sequence ATGGAACAGACAAAAGAATCATTGCACTCCAAGTCAAGAAGAAACTTTATTAAAGCGACGGCCCTTGCAGCCGCAGGATTTATGATTGTGCCCCGCCACGTGTTAGGCAAGGGGTTTTTGGCACCCAGCGATCGGTTAATGGTTGCTGGCGTGGGCGTAGGGGGCAAGGGACAAAGCAACCTGGCCAATATTTACAAAGGCGGTAAATCGGACATTGCATTTTTGTGTGATGTTGATGATAGGAGGGCGGCCAACTCGGTAAAGAGCTTCCCAAAGGCAAAATATTACAAAGATTATCGTGTGATGCTCGAAAAAGAGCACAAAAACATCGATGGCGTGGTGGTTTCAACTCCCGATCATAACCACGCCATGATTGCCATGGCTGCGATGCAAATGGGTAAACACGTGTATGTAGAAAAGCCTTTAACGCACGACATTTACGAAGCACGTAAACTCACTGAAGCCGCTAACCGCTACCAGGTGGTAACGCAGATGGGAAACCAGGGTTCATCGGGCGATGGCGTAAGGCAGTTACAAGACTGGTGCAATGCGGGTATCATTGGCAAGGTGCACACGGTATACTGCTGGACTGATCGCCCATCGTGGCCGCAAGGCATTTTGTGGCCTTCTACCGGCGGAAATGTGCCTCCGGAACTGGATTGGGACTTATGGCTGGGTAGTGCTCCCTATAAACCGTACGTAGAAAAATTGGTTCCATTTAACTGGAGGGGCTGGTGGGATTACGGAACAGGCGCCATTGGCGATATGGGTTGTCATTTGATCGAACCACCTATCCGGGTTTTGGGATTGGACACACCGATTGATGTGCAGTGTAGCGTTGGAAGCATTTATGTAGACGAATTTAAAAGAGGCTATTTTCCTGATAGTTGTCCGCCATCGAGCCATGTCATTCTTACTTTTGAGAAAACAAAGAAGACGAAAGGCAACTTGCAGATCCATTGGATGGACGGAGGAATTAAACCTGCCCGTCCCGAAGAACTGGGCCCGAACGAAAGCTTCGGCGCCAACGGCGTGTTGTTTGAGGGAACAAAGGGAAAGATGATGTGCGACGTTTATGGTGCAAACCCACGATTATTGCCCCTATCGCGAACGAACGAGGTACATGTTAAACCAAAAATTGAACGGGTTAAGGGTGGTGTTGATGGGCATTATTGGCAATGGGCAGAGGCTGCTATTGCGGGCTATGGAAAAATTCAGCTGAGCTCGCCTTTCGAAATTGCCGGCCCGGTTACTGAAACGCTGTTAATTGCGAACCTGGCTATTCGGGGTACGGATGTGCAAAAACCTAAAGCAGACGGCAAGGGTTTTACCTACCCGGGGAGGGACATCAAGCTTTTATGGGATAAACAAAATTTACGGGTAACCAACTTCGACGAGGTAAACCAGTTTGTAAAACGCGAATACCGTGCGGGCTGGAGTCTGGGTGTTTAA